A genomic window from Salvia hispanica cultivar TCC Black 2014 chromosome 5, UniMelb_Shisp_WGS_1.0, whole genome shotgun sequence includes:
- the LOC125188962 gene encoding mitochondrial-processing peptidase subunit alpha-like encodes MYRTASSRLRALKAGTGSRGFARYASTSAVATKSSGGIFSWLTGEKSSSLPPLDFPLEGIVLPPPLPDYVEPGKTKITTLPNGVRIASEISANPAASIGLFVDSGSIYENPDSYGATHLLERMAFKSSTNRSHLRIVREVEAIGGNVTASASREHMSYTYDALKTYVPQMVELLVDCVRNPAFLDWEVCEQILKVSAEISEYSKNPHHLLLEAIHSTGYSGAYANGLLASEAAVNRLNGTVLEKFVSEHYTAPRIVLAASGVEHDKLLEYAEPLLSDLPKGSSPAVAKPIYTGGDFRRKGDSGMTHFAMAFEVPGGWIKEKDAMTLTVLQMLMGGGGSFSAGGPGKGMYSRLYLRVLNEHPQIQSFSAFNSIYNHTGLFGIQASTGSDFAPHAMEIACRELTAVASPGDVDEVQLNRAKQSTKSAILMNLESRMVASEDIGKQILTYGERKPVEHFLKAVDEVTAKDIATIAQRLFESPLTLACYGDVHHLPSYDHIKRRFK; translated from the exons ATGTACAGAACGGCTTCTTCTCGACTCAGGGCTCTCAAG GCCGGAACAGGGTCTAGAGGCTTCGCTAGATATGCAAGTACAAGTGCTGTTGCAACTAAGTCATCTGGAGGTATCTTCAGTTGGTTAACCGGTGAAAAGTCTTCTTCACTTCCACCACTAGACTTTCCGCTTGAGGGTATTGTACTTCCCCCTCCGTTGCCAGACTATGTTGAACCTGGGAAGACCAAGATAACTACCCTTCCCAATGGCGTCAGAATAGCTTCAGAAATATCTGCG AACCCTGCAGCCTCAATTGGACTTTTCGTTGATTCTGGCTCAATCTATGAAAACCCAGATTCATATGGAGCCACACACCTCCTGGAGCGTATGGCCTTTAAAAGTTCCACTAACCGGAGCCACTTGCGCATTGTGCGAGAAGTTGAGGCAATTGGTGGCAATGTAACTGCATCAGCCTCCCGGGAGCATATGAGTTACACCTATGATGCACTTAAAACATATGTACCTCAAATGGTTGAGCTTCTTGTTGACTGTGTTAGAAACCCAGCCTTTTTGGATTGGGAAGTTTGTGAACAG ATCCTCAAGGTGAGTGCTGAGATTAGTGAATACTCCAAAAACCCTCACCACCTGCTTCTGGAGGCTATTCATTCAACTGGTTACTCTGGTGCTTATGCAAATGGTCTTTTGGCTTCAGAAGCTGCAGTTAACAGGTTGAATGGCACTGTTTTGGAGAAATTTGTGTCT GAACACTACACCGCCCCTAGGATCGTCCTTGCTGCATCAggtgttgagcatgataaACTGTTAGAATATGCAGAGCCACTTTTATCCGATCTTCCTAAAGGTTCTAGCCCAGCAGTGGCAAAGCCAATATACACAGGAGGAGATTTTCGCCGTAAAGGTGATTCAGGG ATGACTCATTTTGCTATGGCCTTTGAAGTTCCTGGTGGCTGGATTAAGGAGAAGGATGCTATGACATTGACCGTTCTTCAG ATGCTCATGGGAGGAGGAGGATCTTTCTCAGCTGGTGGTCCTGGAAAGGGGATGTACTCAAGATTAT ATCTTCGTGTCCTGAACGAGCATCCTCAGATCCAATCTTTTTCTGCTTTCAACAGTATCTACAATCACACCGGACTATTTGGAATTCAAGCTAGTACT GGATCTGATTTCGCACCACATGCTATGGAAATTGCCTGCAGAGAACTAACTGCTGTGGCATCTCCTGGAGATG TTGATGAAGTACAGCTAAACCGTGCAAAACAATCAACAAAATCTGCCATTTTGATGAACTTGGAATCCAGA ATGGTTGCATCTGAAGACATCGGTAAGCAAATTTTGACGTATGGAGAGAG GAAACCGGTGGAGCATTTCTTGAAGGCGGTTGATGAGGTCACAGCGAAAGATATTGCTACAATTGCACAAAGGCTTTTCGAATCTCCCCTTACACTGGCATGTTACGGCGATG TGCATCATCTTCCAAGCTATGACCACATTAAACGCAGGTTCAAGTAA
- the LOC125186003 gene encoding uncharacterized protein LOC125186003 isoform X1 — protein MAARLQQLQSKACQAKQYVTKHGTTYYKQLLEQNKQYVKEPATVETCSELSKQLFYTHLASIPRRTETFWKEIDYVKNMWRQRQDVKVEDVGIAALFGLECFAWFCAGEIVGRGFTFTGYYP, from the exons ATGGCAGCGAGATTACAGCAATTGCAAAGCAAGGCTTGCCAAGCCAAGCAATATGTGACCAAGCATGGAACCACCTACTATAAGCAGTTATTGGAGCAGAACAAACAATATGTAAAAGAACCAGCAACTGTGGAAACATGTAGTGAATTATCCAAGCAGCTGTTTTACACTCATCTTGCCAG CATTCCCCGTCGCACTGAGACCTTCTGGAAGGAGATTGACTATGTGAAGAATATGTGGAGGCAGAGGCAGGATGTGAAGGTTGAGGATGTTGGAATCGCTGCTCTGTTTGGGCTTGAATGCTTTGCCTGGTTTTGTGCCGGTGAAATTGTGGGAAGGGGATTTACGTTTACCGGCTACTATCCCTGA
- the LOC125186003 gene encoding uncharacterized protein LOC125186003 isoform X2, with product MKMQLQSKACQAKQYVTKHGTTYYKQLLEQNKQYVKEPATVETCSELSKQLFYTHLASIPRRTETFWKEIDYVKNMWRQRQDVKVEDVGIAALFGLECFAWFCAGEIVGRGFTFTGYYP from the exons ATGAAAATG CAATTGCAAAGCAAGGCTTGCCAAGCCAAGCAATATGTGACCAAGCATGGAACCACCTACTATAAGCAGTTATTGGAGCAGAACAAACAATATGTAAAAGAACCAGCAACTGTGGAAACATGTAGTGAATTATCCAAGCAGCTGTTTTACACTCATCTTGCCAG CATTCCCCGTCGCACTGAGACCTTCTGGAAGGAGATTGACTATGTGAAGAATATGTGGAGGCAGAGGCAGGATGTGAAGGTTGAGGATGTTGGAATCGCTGCTCTGTTTGGGCTTGAATGCTTTGCCTGGTTTTGTGCCGGTGAAATTGTGGGAAGGGGATTTACGTTTACCGGCTACTATCCCTGA